From the Nodularia sp. NIES-3585 genome, one window contains:
- a CDS encoding DUF4157 domain-containing protein, with the protein MYRKQVSPKASPSLRSTPISPEISPSPSCGSLSSVVQRVQEDPNSVSDHEKQQLESAIGSRSTRAILAGKQTQWVPEFQGISAQLLGDSGQVGAPIQAKAKDDLGVSQVQPENQTRLPNNLKAGIENLSGIGIDDVRVHYNSSKPAHLKALAYTQGTDIHIAPGQEQHLPHEAWHVVQQKQGRVKPTMQMKGNVNVNDDEGLEKEADVMGGKANRMGSFRQKAFESKSRAGQSLIVDGLSPHQVTPIGGVEVIQMKPKRNFGANTKPKKQHPPKRTPLIINYVWLGNHPFGPLEKFNLYCWRALGHEVNIYSYPFAGVVSHTLGSLGLEQDDAELIQLEEILGMDDNVVGDTNPKALLSDARSILRKWLKAIPEEGEPSPHHIYNMVDLTKSYIGGTRKGIVLDAKVGPSVHLQDYADNFSDKLISYTRGGNTGALPENQSIGTMQESDEPLKKSDEPLLESEMLLRQKYAKNFNAKVKSLAKADHNKAWFNELTGYHGRSYEQTKKWLDVATKTPSGGEVGKEFEVGEIGPQSHGPFRVFKRATDQTNKNGLKTTDQEVTNLIDYVFEEEIKHSGGDEEFIRKALAAKKEHHAMTIANEKIRA; encoded by the coding sequence ATGTACCGAAAGCAAGTATCACCAAAAGCTTCACCTTCTCTGCGGTCAACGCCCATCAGTCCAGAGATTTCCCCTAGTCCTAGTTGTGGGTCTTTGTCTTCAGTTGTGCAGAGAGTGCAAGAAGACCCAAATAGCGTTAGTGACCATGAGAAACAGCAGTTAGAGAGTGCGATTGGTTCTAGGTCAACACGGGCGATTTTGGCAGGAAAGCAAACCCAGTGGGTTCCTGAATTTCAGGGAATTTCCGCCCAACTTTTGGGTGATTCTGGGCAAGTTGGCGCACCAATACAGGCGAAAGCAAAAGATGATCTTGGTGTGTCACAGGTGCAGCCAGAAAATCAGACGCGATTACCAAATAATCTCAAAGCCGGGATAGAAAACCTCTCCGGGATAGGTATAGATGATGTGAGGGTTCACTACAATTCCTCTAAACCCGCGCACTTAAAGGCGTTGGCATATACTCAGGGGACAGATATTCATATTGCACCAGGACAAGAGCAACATTTACCCCATGAAGCTTGGCACGTTGTCCAGCAAAAGCAAGGGCGCGTGAAACCGACCATGCAGATGAAGGGGAATGTGAATGTGAATGATGATGAGGGCTTGGAGAAAGAGGCTGATGTGATGGGGGGGAAGGCGAATAGGATGGGTTCTTTTCGGCAAAAGGCGTTTGAGTCCAAGAGTAGAGCGGGACAGAGTCTGATTGTCGATGGGCTGAGTCCACATCAAGTCACCCCAATAGGAGGTGTAGAAGTAATACAAATGAAGCCCAAGCGCAATTTTGGCGCAAACACGAAGCCCAAAAAGCAGCACCCACCAAAGAGAACCCCATTGATCATCAATTACGTATGGCTGGGCAACCACCCGTTTGGTCCCTTGGAGAAATTCAACCTCTACTGCTGGAGAGCGCTAGGTCACGAGGTCAATATCTACTCCTATCCCTTCGCCGGTGTTGTTTCTCACACCTTAGGCTCTTTGGGGCTAGAACAAGACGACGCAGAGCTTATCCAATTGGAAGAAATCCTTGGTATGGACGACAACGTAGTTGGCGACACGAACCCCAAGGCGTTGCTCAGTGACGCGCGGTCGATACTGAGGAAATGGCTAAAGGCAATACCGGAAGAAGGTGAACCCTCGCCACACCATATATACAATATGGTTGATCTCACGAAGTCTTACATCGGCGGCACGCGAAAAGGGATCGTATTGGATGCGAAGGTTGGGCCGAGTGTTCACCTACAAGACTATGCGGATAATTTCAGCGACAAACTCATCAGTTACACCCGCGGTGGGAATACAGGGGCGCTTCCCGAAAACCAGAGCATTGGGACGATGCAGGAATCAGATGAGCCACTGAAGAAATCAGATGAGCCACTGCTGGAATCAGAGATGTTACTACGCCAAAAATATGCAAAGAATTTCAATGCTAAGGTAAAATCTCTCGCCAAGGCAGACCATAACAAGGCATGGTTCAATGAGCTCACCGGTTATCACGGTCGATCCTATGAGCAAACCAAGAAATGGCTTGATGTGGCCACAAAAACACCGTCAGGGGGAGAAGTAGGAAAGGAATTCGAGGTAGGTGAAATCGGCCCCCAGAGTCATGGGCCCTTTCGTGTCTTTAAGAGGGCTACCGACCAAACCAACAAAAATGGCTTGAAAACCACCGACCAAGAAGTAACGAATTTGATCGACTACGTTTTTGAGGAGGAGATAAAGCACAGCGGTGGCGACGAGGAATTTATAAGAAAGGCATTAGCTGCAAAGAAAGAGCATCATGCAATGACAATAGCCAACGAAAAAATCAGGGCTTGA
- a CDS encoding baseplate protein J, whose translation MTLPLPNFDDKTYAELVEAAISQIPVESPEWTDHNPTDTGIILIELFAWLTEMVLYRVNQIPDHNYASFVSLLKGEEWKLPINISDQELQNKLRSQIQNTLGDLRKTYRAVTTEDFEKLVLFDWHQSQEFDGLKIPRVKCLAQRNLESKADNFAQGHISLIVVTDEHNQVNPGTNQFEALFKFLDQRRLLTTRLHIVEPNYVTIALEVELVIEDGAQAEKVKTLAQAEVKIFFDPLESGKYWQGKGWPFGRSVYLSELYKLFDDLEGVDYVKNLQIKSPEDISQPEINLADHELVKINIETSTFKMLVEVGNERKEI comes from the coding sequence ATGACCTTACCCTTACCAAACTTCGATGATAAAACCTATGCAGAATTAGTAGAAGCAGCAATTTCTCAGATTCCGGTGGAATCTCCAGAATGGACAGATCATAATCCTACAGATACAGGAATTATTCTAATTGAATTATTCGCATGGTTAACCGAAATGGTTCTCTATCGAGTTAATCAAATTCCTGATCATAATTATGCCAGCTTTGTCAGTTTACTTAAAGGAGAAGAATGGAAGTTACCGATTAATATTTCTGACCAGGAACTGCAAAACAAATTGCGCTCGCAAATTCAGAATACTTTAGGAGATTTACGCAAAACTTATCGAGCCGTTACTACAGAAGATTTTGAGAAATTAGTTCTTTTCGATTGGCATCAGTCACAAGAATTTGATGGCTTAAAAATTCCCCGAGTTAAATGTTTAGCACAACGTAATTTAGAGTCAAAAGCTGATAATTTTGCCCAAGGGCATATTAGTTTAATTGTAGTAACCGACGAGCATAATCAAGTAAATCCGGGGACAAATCAATTTGAAGCCTTATTTAAATTTCTCGACCAACGCAGACTTTTAACCACTCGTCTGCATATTGTAGAACCTAATTATGTAACTATAGCCTTAGAAGTAGAATTAGTAATTGAAGATGGCGCACAAGCAGAAAAAGTTAAAACCCTGGCACAAGCAGAAGTTAAGATATTTTTTGACCCCCTGGAATCAGGAAAATATTGGCAGGGGAAAGGATGGCCTTTTGGTAGGAGCGTTTATTTATCAGAATTATATAAGTTATTCGATGATTTAGAGGGTGTGGATTATGTAAAAAACCTGCAAATTAAATCTCCAGAAGATATATCTCAACCTGAGATTAATTTAGCAGATCATGAATTAGTTAAAATCAATATCGAAACTAGTACATTTAAAATGTTGGTAGAAGTCGGCAATGAACGTAAAGAAATCTAG
- a CDS encoding Uma2 family endonuclease produces MTIAQEQSYYSPEEYLELEVNSEIRHEYIDGQIIPMTGGTPNHNQLALNLSGTLNFLLKRQPYRVFIADQRLWIPQRRINTYPDVMVMQTPLEYQEGRKDTLINPVMIAEVLSKSTKSYDRDEKFAADRTISSFQEYILIDQYTMHVEHYCKTDKNKWIFSEYDDGDVTLNLAAVPCQVLLADIYDQVDFSVEE; encoded by the coding sequence ATGACCATTGCACAAGAACAAAGCTATTATTCGCCTGAAGAATACCTAGAACTAGAAGTAAATTCAGAAATACGCCATGAATATATTGATGGTCAAATTATCCCCATGACAGGCGGAACACCAAATCACAACCAACTTGCTCTGAACTTAAGTGGGACGCTAAATTTTCTGCTCAAGCGTCAGCCTTATCGAGTCTTTATTGCAGACCAGCGTCTTTGGATTCCTCAAAGACGAATTAACACTTATCCTGATGTTATGGTTATGCAAACTCCTTTGGAATATCAGGAAGGTAGAAAAGATACGCTGATAAACCCTGTCATGATTGCTGAGGTGTTATCAAAATCTACTAAAAGTTATGACCGCGATGAAAAGTTTGCTGCTGATCGCACAATTAGCAGTTTTCAAGAGTATATTCTGATTGACCAGTATACTATGCACGTTGAGCATTACTGCAAGACTGATAAGAACAAATGGATTTTTTCTGAATATGATGATGGGGATGTGACTTTAAATTTAGCTGCTGTTCCTTGTCAAGTTTTGTTGGCGGATATTTATGATCAGGTTGATTTTAGTGTGGAGGAGTAG
- a CDS encoding ATP-binding protein, with the protein MLNFIAWFWRLFFVFLYPLNGYKTTICHTIASRFNIKHFSASNLISLEKEEDHLLNKQVDNVTENQDVLVTAIDKYLNIENWYLLDGHFCLLNKNNEVTKIPYSTYQAISPSAIIVLIDEPEKIYTRLNSRDSIQHELALLRSFQEQEIDYAEEIRDKLSIPYLMCNASESNDKIYSFIENLLAQSVFE; encoded by the coding sequence CTGCTTAATTTTATTGCTTGGTTTTGGCGGTTATTTTTTGTCTTCTTATACCCCCTGAACGGTTACAAAACAACTATTTGTCACACAATTGCATCAAGATTTAATATCAAACATTTTTCAGCAAGTAATCTAATTTCTCTTGAAAAGGAAGAAGATCACCTTCTCAACAAACAAGTTGATAATGTTACAGAAAATCAAGATGTTCTAGTAACAGCAATAGACAAATATTTAAATATTGAAAATTGGTATTTACTTGATGGGCATTTTTGCCTCTTAAACAAGAATAATGAAGTTACTAAAATTCCGTACTCAACATATCAAGCCATTTCCCCCAGTGCTATTATTGTTCTAATTGACGAACCGGAAAAGATTTATACACGTCTAAACTCAAGAGACAGTATCCAACATGAACTAGCTCTGCTGCGCTCTTTTCAAGAACAAGAAATTGATTACGCTGAGGAAATTAGAGATAAATTAAGCATTCCTTACCTAATGTGTAATGCTAGTGAAAGTAACGACAAAATCTACTCTTTTATTGAAAATTTATTGGCTCAATCAGTATTTGAATAA
- a CDS encoding ATP-binding protein, with translation MDSIVEGAQIFTKPISQTVEISPDLNGLQPLLLRLDRLIQQAISVLQTHQKSEGELGVSWLQQTNISSEQTSIQIRSDSLLAWLQKTFSLSDFDLDILAISLAPELDRHYERVYAYLQDEMSSKRPTVDMVLNLLCATIPEKLSRRQHFATNAPLINHRLLHLYPESSHQPSTLLSHRLILDSQVVRLLLHQPGLDSRLTDCCQLLESVLFSDTLYLKADVQTSLEALVKQDWEKQQPLLLYFQGTDSTGKRHTAQTLAKTLEVPLLIADLAKMVEDKANFEEKLQLLWREAWFFNRLLYLDNFDVLYLQDHQILYQSFLRELEKNHSITIISGIQNWIPTATGATGLITVPFTVPESSQRREFWQSYLQAAQITLEDGELDILSDRFRLTPDQIANAVATANNTMRWQQIGSSKNSQDNSHLKTETALPLFFNLCSAARDQSGHNFTTLARKIAPKYTWEDIILHPNQLTQLREICKEAQYRDLVHQKWGFADKLSLGKGLNVLFSGVSGTGKTMAAEVIANELQLDLYKIDLSQIVSKYIGETEKNLNRIFTAASNSNAILFFDEADALFGKRSEVQDARDRYANIEVGYLLQKMEEYEGIAILTTNLRSNMDEAFERRLRFIIEFYPPDANNRHLIWQRIIPENAPCSPDLDLEFLANNFETTGANIRNIVLTAAFLAADDGGVIEMVHLIRSMRREYQKRGQILRDRDLGQYVDWR, from the coding sequence GTGGATTCAATAGTAGAAGGAGCGCAGATATTCACCAAACCCATCTCCCAAACAGTAGAAATTAGTCCTGATTTAAATGGGTTGCAACCTCTCCTACTGCGATTAGATCGGTTAATCCAACAAGCTATTTCTGTTCTCCAAACACACCAGAAATCAGAGGGAGAACTAGGTGTTTCATGGTTGCAGCAAACTAATATATCATCAGAACAAACATCAATTCAAATTCGCTCAGATTCCCTCTTAGCATGGTTGCAAAAAACTTTTAGCTTATCTGATTTCGACTTAGATATACTAGCTATTTCCCTCGCACCAGAATTAGATCGTCACTATGAACGGGTGTATGCTTATCTCCAAGATGAGATGAGCAGCAAAAGACCGACTGTAGATATGGTCTTAAACTTGCTCTGTGCTACCATTCCCGAAAAGCTATCACGCCGTCAGCACTTTGCTACTAACGCACCCCTAATTAACCACCGTCTGCTCCATCTTTACCCAGAATCTTCTCATCAGCCATCAACACTCCTTTCACATCGTCTCATCCTCGACTCCCAAGTGGTGAGATTGCTATTGCATCAACCCGGATTAGATTCCCGACTTACTGATTGTTGTCAACTACTAGAATCAGTCCTATTTTCTGATACTTTATATCTCAAAGCAGATGTACAAACATCTCTTGAAGCCTTGGTGAAACAAGACTGGGAAAAACAACAACCCCTACTGCTTTATTTTCAAGGAACTGATAGCACAGGTAAACGCCACACCGCCCAAACTCTCGCCAAAACCTTGGAAGTTCCTTTGTTAATCGCCGATTTAGCCAAGATGGTAGAGGATAAAGCCAACTTTGAGGAAAAACTGCAACTTTTATGGCGAGAAGCCTGGTTTTTTAATCGTTTGCTGTATCTAGATAACTTCGATGTTCTCTACCTTCAAGATCATCAAATTCTTTATCAATCCTTCCTCAGAGAACTAGAGAAAAATCACAGTATTACCATCATCTCCGGGATACAAAATTGGATACCCACAGCTACGGGTGCAACTGGGTTAATTACAGTTCCCTTTACAGTTCCTGAGTCTAGTCAACGCCGAGAATTTTGGCAAAGTTACCTGCAAGCAGCCCAGATTACTCTTGAGGATGGAGAGTTAGATATATTGAGCGATCGCTTTCGTCTGACTCCAGACCAAATTGCTAATGCTGTCGCTACTGCGAATAATACTATGCGTTGGCAACAAATAGGCTCAAGCAAAAATAGTCAAGACAATAGCCACCTGAAAACAGAAACAGCACTACCTTTATTTTTTAACTTATGTAGTGCCGCCCGCGATCAATCTGGTCATAATTTTACAACTCTAGCCCGAAAAATTGCCCCAAAATATACGTGGGAAGACATCATACTGCACCCCAATCAACTAACACAACTCCGAGAAATTTGCAAAGAAGCTCAATATCGAGATTTAGTCCATCAAAAATGGGGTTTTGCCGATAAATTATCTTTAGGCAAAGGTTTAAATGTTCTATTTTCTGGTGTTTCTGGTACGGGTAAAACTATGGCGGCGGAGGTAATAGCCAATGAACTGCAACTAGACCTTTATAAAATTGATTTATCTCAAATAGTTAGTAAATACATTGGTGAAACAGAGAAAAACCTGAATCGCATTTTTACTGCTGCCAGCAATTCTAACGCTATTCTGTTTTTTGATGAAGCAGATGCTTTATTTGGCAAACGTTCTGAAGTGCAAGATGCGCGCGATCGCTATGCCAATATTGAAGTAGGTTATCTGTTGCAAAAAATGGAAGAATACGAAGGTATCGCCATTTTAACTACCAATCTCCGGAGTAATATGGACGAAGCTTTTGAGCGACGACTCCGATTTATTATTGAATTTTACCCACCGGATGCAAATAATCGTCATTTAATTTGGCAAAGAATTATTCCTGAAAATGCCCCCTGTAGCCCCGACTTGGATTTAGAGTTTCTGGCAAATAATTTTGAAACTACAGGGGCTAATATTCGCAATATTGTTCTGACAGCAGCTTTTTTAGCCGCAGATGACGGGGGAGTAATTGAGATGGTACACTTAATTCGATCCATGCGTCGGGAGTATCAGAAAAGGGGACAAATTCTGAGGGATAGAGATTTAGGTCAATATGTCGATTGGCGATAG
- a CDS encoding phage tail protein I translates to MNVKKSSYQQYLPAILQEDVFISQFLLAFERILSGLDKTPSKEQIITAQTQNFPGLEEIIANIHLYFDPQETPEEFLPWLAGWVALSLRDDWKEEVKRAFIQKIVKLYRLRGTKTGLIEVLKLYLKSSGFGENVEVFDQFDNFPNYFQVQLTLTDRDPDKYWRQAKIAKAIIDREKPAQTFYALKILVPTMQMTQQSRVAFPVNLFASPQNENFALVENLELEAIIEITQPQEITSDLLNKITLRLKDDFSDYHLFTPETIIANNQITIKRTLDTQEFIQNFHQLEVTIKSLNNVEISGQVIVQVSLNINQILSTYEVLRQPFNLAAIPPYQILQICRQNETGEIIPGETIPTILGTTSQLLN, encoded by the coding sequence ATGAACGTAAAGAAATCTAGCTATCAGCAATACCTACCTGCAATTCTCCAGGAAGATGTTTTTATTAGCCAGTTTTTGCTGGCATTTGAAAGAATTCTGAGTGGACTGGATAAAACTCCTAGTAAAGAGCAAATTATTACAGCCCAAACTCAAAACTTCCCAGGATTAGAAGAAATAATTGCTAATATTCATCTTTATTTTGATCCTCAAGAAACACCAGAGGAATTTTTACCTTGGTTAGCAGGTTGGGTAGCCTTAAGTTTACGAGATGATTGGAAAGAAGAGGTTAAAAGAGCATTTATTCAGAAAATTGTCAAACTCTATCGTCTGCGAGGAACAAAAACTGGATTAATTGAAGTTCTTAAACTCTATTTAAAATCTTCAGGATTTGGGGAAAACGTCGAAGTCTTCGACCAATTTGATAATTTTCCTAATTATTTTCAAGTTCAACTCACTCTCACAGATCGTGACCCTGATAAATATTGGCGACAGGCTAAAATTGCTAAAGCGATTATTGACCGAGAAAAGCCCGCACAAACATTTTATGCCCTAAAAATTCTTGTACCAACGATGCAGATGACGCAACAATCGCGCGTTGCTTTTCCTGTGAATTTATTTGCATCTCCACAAAATGAAAATTTTGCCCTTGTTGAAAATTTAGAACTCGAAGCAATCATTGAAATTACCCAACCTCAGGAAATTACCTCAGATTTACTCAATAAAATCACACTACGTCTCAAAGATGATTTTTCTGATTATCATTTATTCACGCCAGAAACTATCATAGCCAATAATCAAATTACAATTAAGCGCACTCTTGACACTCAAGAATTTATTCAAAATTTCCACCAATTAGAAGTGACAATTAAAAGTCTCAATAATGTGGAAATTTCCGGTCAAGTAATTGTTCAAGTTAGTTTAAATATTAATCAGATTTTATCTACTTATGAAGTGCTAAGACAACCATTTAATTTAGCTGCTATTCCTCCTTATCAGATTTTGCAAATTTGTCGTCAAAATGAAACAGGAGAAATCATCCCCGGTGAAACAATTCCCACCATTTTGGGAACAACAAGTCAATTATTAAACTAA